Part of the Melopsittacus undulatus isolate bMelUnd1 chromosome 12, bMelUnd1.mat.Z, whole genome shotgun sequence genome, TTAATCATGCTGACAGCAAACATTCTACAGACCCACTGATAATTAACATGAAgcttggtggaaaaaaaaatacacacatgcaGAGTGGTACaacaaaacattctttttttaagacatACAACCAAACTTCCCATAAAACCTTTTATGGCATTTATAGCTATCTGtgttaaaggaaaaatgcacACATGGACAGCTGCTAGTAGACATTTTTCATATCATGTATGAATAGCTCTGCCCCTACAACCTTTGCTTACTTAAAGAATTAATTTCAGGTGATGTGGAAAAAAACCTATCACCTTCAAAGAGATCAACTGAGTTCAGAATTTATACAGCCCTAAAGAGACCCATAACTGAGAACTCACACACATGACACAAAACTTTACATAAAGTTTAACTTCAGAGTGATCATTTTCACCCATGAGAAGGCTAAAGGAAACTGCTTCAACATCTGCTAAATACCCACTATCCTTCCAGGAGACAAAGCTCACAAAAGTATTTTCCTGCTGCTAAAGAATTCAGCTGAACAAACATCATTCTCCTACCTTCCTCTGCAGCTTTGACACCAGCTTTGGATTTATTCTCCAGTGGAAGGCTACCTGGATGCACTTCTGGAGTTTCAAACGTGGCTGGAGTAACATCTGTGACAGAAAAAAGAGTTAGCAAAGCTCAGAACAGGACACTTGCTGTGACATCCTCTACCACAGAAAGGGTCACATGCCAAACAAGTCACAGAACACATAGCAAGAGAACTACAAttaaaaatggtgaaaaaatgcaaaatattcaaTTCTGTCCCAAACACTGAACAAGATTTTGCCCTCATCTAAGATATTATTTTTCTACTGCTGGGAAAAATTCACAGGAGAGCCACAGCCTAGTATATTTGCCACGTTACTCACAGCTTTTGCACAcaggagcaagcagcagcacaacaaTCTTGACCTAGGCCAGGgccagcccctgcagcaggggagaaagggaaacCACTGGCTGACACATGCCCTTTGCCATAAGAAAGCCTAAACCCCACTGCAAGAGGTTAGCCAGAGGCTGGGCTTTAATGTAACAGACACCTGAACTTGAAGTGAAAGCAGACATACAACAGAGCACTGGATGTCTGCTGTGTGAACCTCTGATAACATGAGCTTCTAACATCTTCCGTCTCCCATAAACAAACCCCTTACACATCTGCAGATGCAACAAGAACCCCATAAACCATAATAAGAATTCAAAACTTAGAGTTTCTGATACAATAATATTGCACATTCAAGCACGTATCATTCCCTAGGGAGCAGGAGCTTGGCAAAAGATGCCTGTGaggaatgtttttttcagtagctgttttttttttccaacaccTTTCCCTCAAGGAAACATAAACACCATCAAATGGAAATTCAGCATCACTCATCTGACAATGGCTACTGCCCAATCTGGCAGGCTAATTCCCATGTAATGACAATGTGAATCGTTAAGATAAGCACTGCTTTCACGCAGTTTGATAAATCAGAGCAGTAATATCAGATATAAACCCGTACACCCCAGTGACGCAGTTCTTACAAGGTACAGGTGTGTCTCCCGATGATTTGCCCAAGGAGGAGCCAAATTTGATCGCGATTTGCCTCATTTTCTCCAAGTCGCCGTTTTCTTCCGCTTCCAGATACTCCTTCTGCGCTCGCAACATCTCCACATCAGGGAAGAAGTCTCGCTGAATGATCTTCTCCAGGCGCTGCAAACAGACACAGCTGCGGGGCCGCGCTGGGACACCTCGGAGCGCCGCGCCGGCCGCCGGGCAGTGCACGGGACGTGCCGGATCCGGTCGGCCGGCGGCAGAGCTGCCTCGCCACAGGCCCAACCGCAGCCCGGGTTACAGCGGGACCCGCCGCGCTCGGCCCAGGCGCCGGGAGAACTTGGCCGGGCCCggcccagccccagcccagccccaggccCGCCGGCTTACCTCAATGTAGGTCTCCTCATCCAGGATCGTCTTGGGGGCCCTGGCGGCCGGCGGGGTCGCGTTGTCGCCCTTGCTCGCGGCCGGCACCACGGCACGGGCTGAGGCCGCCGGAACCACCGCTTGCTCCATAGCGCCGGCCGGGCCCACCACAGCACACCCGCACCTTCCTCAGCCGCCGTCGCAAACGCGACACGCCGTGACGTCACACCGCCGCGCCACCGGAAGCCGAAACATCCCTCCCCCGCCGGCCCGACCAAGGAAGAGACGCGCGGAGCCGTACTCACGGCGGCCAGCGCGCCCCCTGCCGGCGGGGAGGACCCGCCCGCTCTCTCTCCGTGATAACGGAGCTGCCTCACGGATGGGCTGTGCCCACAGCCCCCACGGGCCTCCCCAGCACACTGAGGAGCGCGCACCGCCGCTCGGGTGGCTGTGGCTGCGGGAGGCCGGCCCGCGGCGGCGGGCGAGGCACGGCCCGGCCGGAACGGGGGCGGTCACTGGCCTCGCTGCAGCGGTTGTGGTTGTTCCGTGCCCGGGACGCGCGCAGGGGGCGGCGGCGGTGAGCAGGGAGGTGGCGGTGCCAGCCCCAGCACCGCAGCGCGGGGTCCCCTCCTGCCCGGTGTCCTTGTTACGGATCAGACTGCCCGTGCTGGGAGCTCAGCCCCAGAACCACCTGCGGATGGCATCGAGGTGCTGGAAGCATTCATTCGCAGGGTGTGCTGCACGTGTGCAGCAGTGAAACAAGCACACATACTGCCTGCACGGAGCCACACAGGGAGAGGAGTCTCCCCTCCCCTTGAAGCGCACACACTGAACACTGGCACCGCTCTGTCCCCTGCGGGCTTTGGAAATGGTTTCTGCTTGAGCATCTGAGGGGCATGCCGGCGAGTTATGCCCAGAGAAACTGGGGGGTGAATGTGCGGTGTGTGCTTTTACCTGTCCTCATCCTCTGGAAATCACAAGTTTCCTCTTGCTTCATTAGTCCCCCTCGGGCCACCCCCTACAGAACCTGTCAGCTATGGGAAATGGGTGCTCTGGGTGTTCAGCTGCTGAGGTGCAGCCGGTGACCGCTAACAGCTCTCCTCGGGGGACTTCCTGCTGCCTTGAAGGATCAGCGCCGAGGCGGACGCCCTCTTCTGATGCCGCCACTTGGCCCGGCGGTTTTTAAACCAGACCTGTAATGtgcaaagcaagaaaagaacTTTCACATCCCATGTGTTGCTTGGAAGGGAGACAGCAGCTTACACCCTTGGACTGTACAGCATAAGCTTTAGCATACTGTAATAGACCTCCCAGCATAAGGGTTTGATACAAAATGTAATGAGCCTCTCCCCTGCGATCTTGCTCAGTACATGTAAAGGGGACAAGAGATCTGGGacacgccccccccccccggcaaATTCAGAAGCCACACAGATCACATAAATAAGGAATAACACTTCAGTGAGGGGATGAGCTGAATTGGGCCTCTCTGTGTGTATACAGGTGATTCTAGGGGAGAGGGAGTGCGTGAGTTTATGGGGCCAGATACCTGAACAAACCATCCCAGCAGAACTGTTTCCTGTTCCTCTATTGTTTGCCAAACCTAAACAGTGTTTTGTCAAATACCCAAGAATGGTTTTTAAACTGAGGCCCTGAGTCTGCACCTCATGCAAAAGACAGTGCAATGCCCTGGTCTGTGTTCTTGGGGGCAAACAGCACCTCACTGGGAGGCAGGATCTCACCTCTACCCTCTCCTCCTTCAGGTGAATGCGGTTTGCGAGGTGCTCGCGGGTGATGACGTCCGGATACTGGTTCTGATGGAACAGTGTCTCCAGAGCCTGCAGCTGCTCCTCGGTGAATATGGTGCGGTGCCGGCGCGTCCGGCGCTGGATCTGGTGGCAATTCTGCAGCTCGGCTGGGTTCCCCTGAGGACTCTTACAGACTCTGGCTGCCGAGTGGAAGAGCCGCATGGGCCAGGGGAACCGGGTGTCTGCAAGGGGAGAGGTACCACAGCAGTGTTAGGTGTGGGGGCTGACACACATCTTCCTCAAGGCAGTTCAGGCACAAGTTCATccacacattttgtttggaAGGAGGCAGCCAGCATGGGCGACAAGCTGTGTGATCACCATGCAGGCAAGAGAAGGGCTTAGGGCATCACTTTTAGGCAGCAGAACCATGGAGCCCTGCACTCCACAGGGAACTCCCACCCATAGAAGCATCATATCTCAAGTGTTTTACCCTGAACCAGTAATATCAAGTAATAGCACCTGCTGTTTTTCAAACCTTGGTAGCATTGCAGGTAAAAGTGACTGCACtttggagctcagctcctgGAGCTGGGATCTGAAACCACCATGGTGGTAGGTCAGATGCTGTATTGTGACTCAGTGCCCAAGTTTTCCCCTCCACATGGGTCTGGCACCCGTTCCTCCACAAGCCCAATGCCATGGATAGAACCCAAACACTCACCCAGCCAGCTCGGGGAGTCCTGAAGGGAACGTGTGCTCGtgtgagaacagcagcagcagttgcagcctgctccttccagctcttcctcttcttcctcttcctcctcctgcagggagctggctGGGATGGTCTCCAGCTCACACAGCCCCCTGGGTGCGCAGTCCAAGATGGTCCGGAGGCACAGCGGGACCAGGACCTGGGGCCTCTTCTCTGCTGGGCTGGAGAGGATGTCCTCGATGCTGAATGAACACGGCTTCTTTACATCTCTCTTGTCGGTGCTGGCGTCTGACCCGGGTTCTGAAGACATCGTCTGCCAGCAACAGCAGCCACAGGAATGGAGAGCTCAGGCTGAAGGGGTTTGCCCTCTGTGCTCTGACTCCACGGTGGGGTCTCAcaagtcaaaacacagcttaCATAGCTTTTGAAATGAACTGGCAAAGCCATCCAGAATCACTATTTTGTCTTGGCATTTCAAGTGACTGTCACTCTCACagctgagattttattttatacagacacacactttttctccttctatcCCAGCTGCTTTATGACTGAAGCCAccctaaatatatatatatagagagagagatataatccctttggaaaagaaaaccataaaCCCGCctgtgaataaaataaattctaacTAATCTTGGCAGCTTTGTGAAGGGTTAGTGTGGATCTAAGATTTAGCTAATCCCACaaaaatgactggaaaaggaaatCTGATTTCTCCATCTCGGGTGTAGATTTGAGGTGGTTATGATCTCCATTGTGCTGCAGCCTCCGATCCAAGGAAGGGGGAGGATagctgttcccagcccagaaatgGACCAGAGGATTAACTCcttaaaagaagcaaattatCCCTTTCTCTGGGCAAATGAAAGCTTTCCCATCAAAAGAGAGCTGTCATATCACACAATATGAGAGAGGAGAGAGTTCAGCTtaataaaaaatcatttttaatgATAGCACAGCCTTTGGCTGTGCCAGAACTCTCTGCAAaagttgatttattttctgttgaaagcagagaaattgtattttccctccttcctctttcctccacCTCTGCTGCTCTAATCACAGTGATAATGCAGATGCTTTGCATGTATCCAGCATAAGCTTTGTCAGGATTCAAAACCCTTAAATTAGATTACTGGCAGCTcgcagcagctctgtggcacAGCTTAGTGGCATGTAGCCACCTCTGTACAGCTGAGCTTCAGCCCTACTCATTGTTTGGAATGCCAGGGAATGATTTCTGCCTGCTGCCTTCatgtgcaggcaggcagggaggtcCCACAGCAGCCCAGGCAGGGTGCCACAGCTAATGGGTGCTTCAGGGAGCCCAGAGCAGCCTGGACatgctgcctggagcagccaggCTGCCTCAAAGCTTCATCAGTTCAATTCCCAGCTTCTTCTGTCCAGTGAGAGAAACTGGGGTGATGCCAGGGCTGAGAGAGGTGTCTTGGGACAGGAATGGATGCCTGGCACCAACCAGCCTGAGGGCAAACAGCAAGGCCAGGCAGATGCGATCCACAGGAGGACAGAGGACATCTTCCATCTTGGGTTTTGTAACTGAAATGAGCAGCTCCAGTTAAAACAGAGAAGATGTGGTTAAGCTTGGGTCGCTTGGGAAATTTAAACCCCACTTCTCTTGCCGTCAGTGTGGTTTAAGCAAGGCTTCAGGAATGCTCTCACTCATGGTGTTTCTTTGCAGGGGAGAGAAGATACCAGTCCCACTCCCAGTACAGCAGGGAGACACACAAGTGAGTGCTGTGAAACCACTGCACATCAAAGGTCCTTGTGACACCTCGTGACTTCACTCTGAACAGCACTGCTCAAAAACGAGAGCCAGTCTCCAGGACAGCCCCCTCTCAGTCCCTGTTCTTTTCTGCTTGGTTCTGCTTTCTGCCTGCCCTTTGTCTCCCTGCTGGTCTCCCAGTGCTCGGAAGGGGTGTCCCGTAGCCACCCTACCTGTGATGCTCAAATCTCTGTAATATCTCACTTAAAAGCAAACCACTATTGTTTCTTCAATCGCTTTATCTGCCtccctttctgctcttccagtGGCATAACATAAGCTATAACCATGCTCTGTGAATCTTTACATGCTTTCTACAGGTTTGAATACCTTTCTACAGGAGAATACCTTTGTAGCCGTCAGGTCTGGACATGTTCACTGCTGCCCTGCCAAGGTGTCAGTGCTCCAGAGAGGCACTGGGGATCAACTAATGCCAGGGATCATTGCAAATTGCTCCCAGCTTTCAAGCACGTACCCAGACACTGACATGGGAATGGATGCAGGGCCAGGTTCTGCTCCCCACACTGTGCTGCTCCAGAGGGACTGTAGGCAGGTGAGCTGGGACATGTCATGGCCCGATGCAGGATCAGACTCTTTCTGCTCTTGGCTGTAATAATCATATGCCCAAAGCAGATTAGttttccttccccatccttAACAAAGGACACTTTCACCCGGCCTCCTCTGCCCATCCCTGCTTCCCACCACACACGCACTTAGCCTATTAGGATCTCTGCTGAttgctttctttcattcctCCCATacttttcacttcagaaaatggACTGGTAATACTTCTTTTATCAAAGAATTACAGGATTTAGGACCCAGATCTTACAAAGAGACTTTTGATAGCTGCTGGTAATCAAATCCCAATCGGCTGCCACTTCTCTGCACCCTGTTACCGGAGAGGAATAAAGGAAAGGGATTTCTGATGTTCTGTTTACTGAGCCTCCAGGAGATAGGATCGCTGGGCTATTTCAtattagaaaaggaaaggaaaataaaacaagaaagaaaaaacatgcagACAAGGGAGGACAATATAGAtatagataaaaagaaaagaaacaggctCTTATCATTTTCTTATTGGTTAAGGAGATTCTAAAGCCATTATAGAGGATTAGCAAAAAGGTTAATCTGCTTTTGCCGTTCATTTGTCAAAAGGGAATTTTATAGGGTTTGAAAATCCTTCCTATGGTGAAACCAGAAAAaatccctctctccctcccccgccccccccccccccttctgcAGGCAACAcaaagggatgggaacaggagcTTTGGAGACCCTAAAATATGGGAGAACCCTCCCCTGCCTTccccctgcctggctgctggcacCCATGGGAGCACTGGTTTGGCAGCAGTTCTCCCTGGTCCCCTATCACCCATGTGGGGTGGCCGTGGTGCTCAGGGAATGGAGGATCAGGACTGAGGGACATGACCACCCTCTTGTGTTGCTCTGCCTTACCTGGGGTAAACcctgtgctgcttccctggTGATTTTGGCAGCAGTCGGGACAAACCTGGACCCCTGGCTGGATTTGGGCTTCTAGGCTATTTCtaaagcagagcagggatggatgctgcTGGCAAATGATGCCAAAAACTATAGGCAGGGGCCTCTCTGTCCCCAAGCGCAGCACTCACCCGGGGGAACCACATCTCAGGGTCCTCTTGGTCACACGGTGCAGATGCTGGTTTGTGCCAGCTTTGCTGTCTTGTGATGCCACCTCATGCAAACTGCCCATGACCATCACTTGCCCAGCGCCACTGTGAGTAATAATACAGGGAAGAAACATCTGTCGAGGGCAAAACCAGCAAGAAGCACTTTTGTGATAGCTGCTGGGTGACGCTTAGTGGGATGTGTTAGTCAGGGGTTTAAGAAAGACACagaaattatagaatcatgAAACACTTCGAGGACCTCAAAATCGTGCCTGTTAAAATAGCTCAACCCTATGCCACCTGGCAGAAGGAACCGAAATAAAACCATTTGGATTTGATGATGATTCTAACGAATCAAAGGCTATTCCATCCCGCAGGAGGGAGGCCCTTCGCTGGCTCTTAGTGTGAATCCAGCATCCTGACGAAGGCAACCGCCGGGCGGGGAGGCTCGCCTGCATCCTCAGCCTTCATCCCGGACACCCAGCGGTGCCCTGAGCTTCCCGCAGCCCCGGAGTCCCCTCGCGTGCCCGGGGGACAGCGGTAGGGGGGGCCGCTGAGCCGGCAGGAGCGCGGCCGAGCTCTATGGTGCCGTCCCCGGCCATGGGCGCCGAGCGGGAGGCGCAGGCCTGCGCTGAATTCTACGGGGCTCTGGGTATCGCCCAGCCGgtgctctcctgcctgcagtgccTGCGGCAGTTCGCCGGGTAAGAGGACGGGCCTCGGGCGAGGAACCCCTGGTATCCCCCCAAGGGTGCGGGTCCATCGGGAGTCCCGCGGCGTGGAGCCCCCGAGCATCCCCCCGGGCACGCGTATCGGCATCCCCCGGCGCGGGCACCCCGCGCATCCCTCCCTGGCGCGAATACCGGCATCTCCCGGGCATGGGTACCCCGAGTATCTCCCTGGGCACGGGTTGGGACGGAGGGAGGGAAGCTCAGCTCGGTACCCGGACAGAGCCCCCGTTCTTtcccagcctgctctgcagcagccgCGCACCCGTTCGTGggattttttgtggttttctgccatcccccaccccctgccccaccaGGGACTTGTATTGGCCAGAACGGACCCAATGCAATGCTGGGTGCCATTGGGAGAGAGGATCATTGCAAGCAGGGGCACCCCAGTCCTAATCCCTATCAAGGTGGGGCACCCATACTCCACATCATGCTGGGCCCCCCCCCAGATCTCTGCCAGGCCATGGCACCTCCACCCCAATGCACACTGAGCTGGGGCACCCCTACCCCAGTGACGTAAGATGGGGCATGACCATCCTAATCCCCGCTGAGCCCGAGGTATCCTCACCCCATCCCCACCCTGTTTCAGGAGTACTGCCAAGAGATGCCGAGACAAGCACCTGGAGgaggctctgctgctgtcacGGGCGCTGAGCGAGGGTCTGCAGGCGCTGGGTGAGGCAGAGGCACGGCCCCTGCTCCGCTGTGTCCTGGCTTTCCAGATGGAGGCAACCAGCAACTCCAGCTCCTTCCAGAAACTGGAACAGGTCCGTAACACAACCGGCAGGTCTGCAGCTTCAGAGCAGTTATTAGCCATAAGTGCAAGGGAGGGTCTCTCCCAGCTGTCCTTGCAGTGGCACAGCTCTCGTGCGGTGCATCCTTACCAGCAAAGGGGCCTCTGGCCCATCACCCTGCTCCCCTGAAAGCTGCCCTCTGCAGTGGGTACCTAATGGGGTCTGGGCAGACGCACTGACTCAGGCTGTCTCTTGGCAGATCGTGACCCAGCTGGCGGTGGGGAAGGAAGCTGTGCTGGCCCAGGAGGTGGGCACGCTGCTGTCCGGTCTGATGCCACAGGGAGAGGTGAGAGAACCCCGGTTCTGTGGTGGCACTGGCTTTGCAGGGGCTTGACTGGAACCCATGTGTGACAGGGACCTCCTGGTTTGGGCTGCCCGGGGTCCTTTGCTTCTTGTTCCACCACTCCAGGGTTTTGACCTTGCTTGCAGCTGGTGACACGTGGCTGCCCCTCACACCAGCCCTTTGGTCACCCCTGGGACAGCTTCGGGTGCAGGCAGGACCCTCCTGCCCAAGGCACTGAGCCCCAGCATGTTCTCCTGTGGGACAAACTGTCCTTCTGCCCCCACAGGTGCTGTCTCCTGGGGACCTTCAGTCAGGTCAGTCTTTGCGCCTTCCCCTCTAGAGGTTTCTTCCAGCCCACACCACCAATGCACAGCACACCCCTGTCCACCCACACCGGGTCCCCTGTGCTTGTGGGAGAGGGGACAGGGATCAGACGGATCTGTGGGATCCCTGCAGAGACCCCAGTAGCACCCAATGGCTCTGCTCACCCGCCCCAGGACAGCTGGAAACCAGACAAAGCCAAagcatcccctgcatcccagccccattctcACCCTGCTTACCAGCAGCACTGTCCTTGGTTTaactgggagcagggctggctgtggGCAGGGGCGGAGGCTGATGCTGTCCCCTCGCTTGCAGTGTGCCTGTTCATGGAGGAGAGCAGCCTGGGCCGGCAGCACTGGCGACAGaacctggccctgctgctgcagcgcCTGACCACCACCCTGCGCTGGGTGCTGCGGAGCCAGCCTGCGCCCAGCACCACATGGGGCTACCTGGTCATCAAGGTGAGAGCCGAATCCGGCAGCAGGGGAAGGATCAGTCCCCGCAAGGACCGGCCGGGCACCGGCAGTGATGCGCGGGAGGGATGTAGTGCACAGAGCCTCTTCGAATGGCCATCCATGGGGAATCACAGCTCTTTCAGAGGTGAGGGGTACTGACAGCCATCCCCGCGggccctcctgctcctccaggcCTGCCTCCAGCTCTTCCAGGCGCTGCCGAAGGATGTGGCCCCCCTGGTGTGGAGCGCAGAGAAAAAGAGCCAGACCCTGCAAAGCCTcttggggctgctgctggaggtggtgTGGGGGAAGGTGCGTATGGCCCCAGGGAGGGATGGTGCTGCCTGGTCCGAGGAGCAGAGCAATGCCATCCTTCCAGGGTGCTTTCCCTGTTCCCCTCACTGAGGGAAGCTGCAGGGACAGCCCCAGTGTCTGGGGTGTCCAAGGGATCCTGTGTAATTGCCCATATGAGCATGGAGGGGGTGGTTAAATGGTTTAAATGGTGTTTTGAGCTGTGCCTTTGCCTCCCTTGCTAAGTCCAGGCCCTGAACAAGGACACGAGGCTGCTGGTGGGCACAGCCCTGAGCATGCTGGTGAACATGGCCCCCCAGCCTGAGCATGGGGCCAGTGCCGTGCTGGGCCTCTTCCAGCTCCCCAAGCAAGGTGTGTGCTCCATCCCAAGCCAGGGATGGCCTCTTGGGATGGGGATGTCATGGACAGGGTGTGAGGGGACAGAGACCAATGCCACTCACCAGCAGTCCAGGCTGGactctgctgctgtgtctggCTCTCAGGGTCACTCTGGGATGAACCGGGGCAGTCTGCACTCAGAGCAGCGTTCGTGTTTGCCATCTCTCTGCCATCCAATGCAGCCCTTTCCCACCAGGCACGAGGGAGCTGAAGTTCGGGGAGCTGGCAGTGGAGACCCCCACGGTCCTGGAGCCAGATGGGCTGGAGAAGCTGGTGCTCACCAGAGGTTTGCTGACGTGCTGCAAGCTGGACATCCTCAGCTGCCAGCTGGAGAGCTTCACACACAAGGTAGGAGAGCTCCAACCCAACGTCCAAGGCTTGAGAGAGCCCTTGGAGAGGGCCACAGCCACTGGTGGGGTTTTCTCACCCTGGAAAccctgcccctgcctgctccctgagTCACTGTGCTCCCACAGGCATGCCTGCTGCTGGACGTGATCTTTCCCACTCTGTGTGCCCTGACCAAGGAGCAGAAGGACTGCCACTACTACTGCTTCCAAGGTAGGAGATGATGACCTCACCGTGTGGGGGTTCGAAAGGTTCACTGTGTTAATGTTGTATGGAACCCCCATGGCACTTCATCTGCTCCCAGGGAAGATGCTTTATGGATCCTGGCAGCCGTTTTGGAAACTGATATTAatttctgctccagcatgatGGACACTCTTGGGCTCCTGTGTACCTCACAGGGAATCCGTTCCCTTTGCGCATGTGGTCCTTAAGCCCAGCAGCCtgtggcagctctgctgcagagcagtcTCAGGGTGAGGGTTGCAGTGGAGCTCTGTTCTTTTGCAGCCTGTGCCCTGTGGCTGCAGCGCCTGCGGGATACTCTGCCTGCTCTCTGGTCCCTGAAGGGGACCCGCATCTTGGCCCAGGACACCgagctcctccagcagctcctccagctggTGTGGAACAATGCTGAGACCCCGGTAAGGccagggtgctgcagcagccagacaCAGCCCTTCCTTGACCTGGCTCAGCTCCTGTTCCCCTGCCCATAACACACCCCCACCTGTTTCAGCTCCATAAAGCCTGTTTCAACACCCTTGCCTGTGTCTGCCCTGTCAGGGCAGAGGCACCCGTGGTGGTG contains:
- the GSC2 gene encoding homeobox protein goosecoid-2 — encoded protein: MSSEPGSDASTDKRDVKKPCSFSIEDILSSPAEKRPQVLVPLCLRTILDCAPRGLCELETIPASSLQEEEEEEEEELEGAGCNCCCCSHTSTRSLQDSPSWLDTRFPWPMRLFHSAARVCKSPQGNPAELQNCHQIQRRTRRHRTIFTEEQLQALETLFHQNQYPDVITREHLANRIHLKEERVEVWFKNRRAKWRHQKRASASALILQGSRKSPEESC